One segment of Macaca fascicularis isolate 582-1 chromosome 2, T2T-MFA8v1.1 DNA contains the following:
- the GALNT15 gene encoding polypeptide N-acetylgalactosaminyltransferase 15 isoform X9, giving the protein MLGATRATGDVLVFMDAHCECHPGWLEPLLSRIAGDRSRVVSPVIDVIDWKTFRYYPSKDLQRGVLDWKLDFHWEPLPEHVRKALQSPISPIRSPVVPGEVVAMDRHYFQNTGAYDPLMSLRGGENLELSFKAWLCGGSVEILPCSRVGHIYRNQDAPSPVDQEATLRNKVLIAETWLGSFKETFYRHSPEAFSLSKAEKPDCMERLQLQRRLSCRTFHWFLANVYPELYPSEPRPRFSGKLHNTGLGLCADCQAEGNVLDCPMVLAPCSDSRQQQYLQHTSRKEIHFGRPQHLCFAVRQEQVILQNCTEEGLAIHQQRWDFQENGMIVHILSGKCMEAVVQESNKDLYLRPCDGKARQQWRFDQVNAVDER; this is encoded by the exons ATGCTGGGGGCCACCAGGGCCACCGGGGATGTGCTGGTCTTCATGGATGCCCACTGCGAGTGCCACCCAGGTTGGCTGGAGCCCCTCCTCAGCAGAATAGCTGGTGACAG GAGCCGGGTGGTATCTCCGGTGATAGATGTGATTGACTGGAAGACTTTCCGGTATTACCCCTCGAAGGACCTGCAGCGTGGGGTGTTGGACTGGAAGCTGGATTTCCATTGGGAACCTTTGCCGGAGCATGTGAGGAAGGCCCTCCAGTCCCCAATAAGCCCCATCAG GAGCCCTGTGGTGCCCGGAGAGGTGGTGGCCATGGACAGACATTACTTCCAAAACACTGGAGCGTATGACCCTCTTATGTCGCTGCGGGGTGGTGAAAACCTCGAACTGTCTTTCAAG GCCTGGCTCTGCGGTGGCTCCGTTGAAATCCTTCCCTGCTCTCGGGTAGGGCACATCTACCGAAATCAGGATGCCCCCTCCCCCGTTGACCAGGAGGCCACCTTGAGGAACAAGGTTCTCATTGCTGAGACCTGGCTGGGGTCATTCAAGGAAACCTTCTACAGGCATAGCCCAGAGGCCTTCTCCTTGAGCAAG GCTGAGAAGCCAGACTGTATGGAACGCTTGCAGCTGCAAAGGAGACTGAGTTGTCGGACATTCCACTGGTTTCTGGCTAATGTCTACCCTGAGCTGTACCCATCTGAACCCAGGCCCAGGTTCTCTGGAAAG CTCCACAACACTGGACTTGGGCTCTGTGCAGACTGCCAAGCAGAAGGGAACGTCCTGGACTGTCCCATGGTGTTGGCTCCTTGCAGTGACAGCCGGCAGCAACAG TACCTGCAGCACACCAGCAGGAAGGAGATTCACTTTGGCAGGCCACAGCACCTGTGCTTCGCTGTCAGGCAGGAGCAGGTGATTCTTCAGAACTGCACAGAGGAAGGCCTGGCCATCCACCAGCAGCGCTGGGACTTCCAGGAG aaTGGGATGATTGTCCACATTCTTTCTGGGAAATGCATGGAAGCTGTGGTGCAAGAAAGCAATAAAGATTTGTACCTGCGTCCGTGTGATGGAAAAGCCCGCCAGCAGTGGCGATTTGACCAGGTCAATGCTGTGGATGAACGATGA
- the GALNT15 gene encoding polypeptide N-acetylgalactosaminyltransferase 15 isoform X10, giving the protein MDRHYFQNTGAYDPLMSLRGGENLELSFKAWLCGGSVEILPCSRVGHIYRNQDAPSPVDQEATLRNKVLIAETWLGSFKETFYRHSPEAFSLSKAEKPDCMERLQLQRRLSCRTFHWFLANVYPELYPSEPRPRFSGKLHNTGLGLCADCQAEGNVLDCPMVLAPCSDSRQQQYLQHTSRKEIHFGRPQHLCFAVRQEQVILQNCTEEGLAIHQQRWDFQENGMIVHILSGKCMEAVVQESNKDLYLRPCDGKARQQWRFDQVNAVDER; this is encoded by the exons ATGGACAGACATTACTTCCAAAACACTGGAGCGTATGACCCTCTTATGTCGCTGCGGGGTGGTGAAAACCTCGAACTGTCTTTCAAG GCCTGGCTCTGCGGTGGCTCCGTTGAAATCCTTCCCTGCTCTCGGGTAGGGCACATCTACCGAAATCAGGATGCCCCCTCCCCCGTTGACCAGGAGGCCACCTTGAGGAACAAGGTTCTCATTGCTGAGACCTGGCTGGGGTCATTCAAGGAAACCTTCTACAGGCATAGCCCAGAGGCCTTCTCCTTGAGCAAG GCTGAGAAGCCAGACTGTATGGAACGCTTGCAGCTGCAAAGGAGACTGAGTTGTCGGACATTCCACTGGTTTCTGGCTAATGTCTACCCTGAGCTGTACCCATCTGAACCCAGGCCCAGGTTCTCTGGAAAG CTCCACAACACTGGACTTGGGCTCTGTGCAGACTGCCAAGCAGAAGGGAACGTCCTGGACTGTCCCATGGTGTTGGCTCCTTGCAGTGACAGCCGGCAGCAACAG TACCTGCAGCACACCAGCAGGAAGGAGATTCACTTTGGCAGGCCACAGCACCTGTGCTTCGCTGTCAGGCAGGAGCAGGTGATTCTTCAGAACTGCACAGAGGAAGGCCTGGCCATCCACCAGCAGCGCTGGGACTTCCAGGAG aaTGGGATGATTGTCCACATTCTTTCTGGGAAATGCATGGAAGCTGTGGTGCAAGAAAGCAATAAAGATTTGTACCTGCGTCCGTGTGATGGAAAAGCCCGCCAGCAGTGGCGATTTGACCAGGTCAATGCTGTGGATGAACGATGA